Proteins from a single region of Gemmatimonadales bacterium:
- the lipB gene encoding lipoyl(octanoyl) transferase LipB: MTQRPLLVADLGRRPYGDTLELQRRLCRARQTGAITEDLLLLVEHEPVVTLGRGTKESSLPLSPDAIRERGVAVFEVERGGDVTFHGPGQLVGYPILDLTHHKQDLHWYLRAVEEALIEALGALGIAAERNPGLTGVWTGGRKIASIGIHVKQWVTFHGFALNVSTDLDYFDLIVPCGIQGVTMTSVARELGAAAPPDLMAVTRDTVTAAFGRVFDRTPRAASPHEWDLPAPVVDSNR, from the coding sequence GTGACGCAGCGGCCCCTGCTCGTCGCCGATCTCGGACGCCGCCCCTACGGCGACACCCTCGAGCTCCAGCGCCGCCTGTGCCGGGCCCGGCAGACGGGAGCAATCACCGAGGACCTGCTGCTCCTCGTCGAGCACGAACCAGTGGTGACGCTGGGGAGAGGGACCAAGGAGTCGAGCCTTCCCCTGTCGCCCGACGCGATCCGCGAACGTGGCGTCGCGGTGTTCGAGGTCGAACGCGGCGGGGACGTGACCTTCCACGGACCCGGCCAGCTGGTGGGGTACCCGATCCTCGATCTCACGCATCACAAACAGGACCTGCACTGGTACCTGCGCGCCGTCGAGGAGGCGCTCATCGAGGCGCTCGGCGCTCTCGGCATTGCGGCGGAGCGGAATCCGGGGCTGACCGGCGTCTGGACAGGTGGACGGAAGATCGCGAGCATCGGGATCCATGTGAAACAGTGGGTGACGTTCCACGGATTCGCGCTGAACGTGTCCACCGACCTCGACTACTTCGACCTGATCGTGCCCTGCGGCATCCAGGGGGTCACGATGACGAGTGTCGCGCGGGAGCTGGGAGCCGCCGCACCGCCCGACCTGATGGCCGTGACGCGCGACACGGTCACGGCGGCGTTCGGACGGGTCTTCGACCGCACGCCGCGCGCTGCCTCGCCGCATGAATGGGATCTGCCCGCGCCGGTCGTCGATTCGAACCGGTAG